The proteins below come from a single Deltaproteobacteria bacterium genomic window:
- a CDS encoding DUF1295 domain-containing protein, giving the protein MNELGVYRALLLGWLALALGTFVLLFFVVAPYGRHSRTGWGPSVSQRVGWILMEAPASLLFGLFFVLGQWPAAPTSWVFLGLWELHYVYRAFVYPAVIRPSPKRTPVVVVGMAILFNSVNTYLNGRYLFTLSGGYLSSWLHDPRFLAGSALFLLGMVVNHRADAILRGLRRPGDAGYRIPEGFLYRYISCPNYAGEILEWTGWALATWSWGGVSFLAWTVANLAPRAWAHHRWYRETFPDYPRTRRALIPGLW; this is encoded by the coding sequence GTGAACGAGCTCGGCGTCTACCGCGCGCTCCTCCTCGGCTGGCTCGCGCTGGCCCTCGGGACCTTCGTGCTCCTCTTCTTCGTCGTGGCCCCCTACGGGCGACACAGCCGGACCGGCTGGGGTCCCTCCGTCTCGCAGCGGGTGGGCTGGATCCTGATGGAGGCGCCGGCCTCGCTCCTCTTCGGGCTCTTCTTCGTGCTCGGCCAGTGGCCCGCAGCCCCCACCTCCTGGGTCTTTCTCGGCCTCTGGGAGCTCCATTACGTCTACCGCGCGTTCGTCTATCCGGCGGTGATCCGGCCGAGCCCCAAGCGCACCCCGGTGGTCGTGGTGGGGATGGCGATCCTCTTCAATAGCGTGAATACCTATCTCAACGGGCGCTATCTGTTCACGCTCTCGGGCGGCTATCTGTCTAGCTGGCTGCACGACCCGCGATTTCTCGCGGGCAGTGCGCTCTTTCTCCTCGGCATGGTGGTCAATCACCGAGCCGACGCCATCCTCCGCGGGCTGAGGCGGCCCGGGGATGCGGGCTATCGCATCCCCGAGGGGTTTCTTTATCGCTATATCTCCTGCCCCAACTACGCGGGAGAGATCCTGGAGTGGACGGGCTGGGCCCTCGCCACCTGGAGCTGGGGGGGCGTCTCGTTTCTGGCCTGGACCGTGGCGAACCTCGCGCCCCGGGCCTGGGCCCACCACCGCTGGTATCGCGAGACCTTCCCCGACTACCCCCGCACGCGGCGCGCGCTCATCCCGGGCCTCTGGTAG
- a CDS encoding hybrid sensor histidine kinase/response regulator: MTEPNASGEASPRVETILVVDDNLQNRLVAEGHLASVGYRVLQAESGAQAIERFAEEAPDLVLLDVLMPGLNGFETCQRLRALPAGPETPICFLTALEDLQSHEQAMASGADDYLTKPIRRTELLLRVKSLLRIRRFSRELEASVQTIVAKNAALEHEQAQKQQLTDLIVHDLKNPLAGILSNLEFLELETGVSAEGCEALLDAGSAAKNIHRMVLNLLDVSRGEDGSLRTHPTRFSVRELVDEVVRETARRAALRNVELSVQVAQGLEVTGDRDLLRRVAENLLDNALRYAPKGSTVGLELGATNEAHWTLKVRDQGPGVPANLRERVFEKYVQLERPTGAGGRGLGLLYCRLAAEAHQGRIWIEPNEPQGSLFCVELPTEPQG, encoded by the coding sequence ATGACCGAACCGAACGCTAGCGGCGAGGCGAGTCCTCGCGTCGAGACGATCCTGGTCGTGGACGACAACCTGCAGAACCGCCTGGTGGCCGAGGGACACCTCGCGAGCGTGGGCTACCGCGTGCTGCAAGCCGAGAGCGGAGCGCAGGCGATCGAGCGCTTCGCCGAGGAGGCCCCCGACCTGGTCCTGCTGGACGTGTTGATGCCGGGGCTCAACGGGTTCGAGACCTGTCAGCGCCTGCGCGCTCTCCCCGCCGGGCCCGAGACCCCCATCTGCTTCCTCACGGCGCTCGAGGACCTGCAGTCGCACGAGCAGGCCATGGCCTCGGGGGCCGACGACTACCTGACCAAGCCCATCCGCCGGACCGAGCTCCTGCTGCGCGTGAAGTCTCTGCTCCGCATCCGGCGCTTCAGCCGAGAGCTCGAAGCCTCCGTGCAAACGATCGTGGCCAAGAATGCGGCGCTCGAGCACGAGCAGGCCCAAAAGCAGCAGCTCACCGATCTGATCGTGCACGACCTGAAGAACCCGCTCGCGGGGATCCTCTCGAATCTCGAGTTCCTGGAGCTGGAGACCGGCGTGTCGGCGGAGGGGTGCGAGGCGCTACTCGACGCGGGCTCGGCGGCGAAGAACATCCACCGCATGGTGCTGAACCTGCTCGACGTGAGCCGCGGCGAGGACGGCAGCCTCCGCACGCACCCGACGCGTTTTTCGGTGCGCGAGCTGGTCGACGAGGTGGTCCGGGAGACCGCGCGCCGGGCCGCGCTGCGCAACGTCGAGCTCTCCGTGCAGGTCGCGCAGGGGCTCGAGGTCACCGGCGACCGGGACCTCCTGCGCCGCGTGGCGGAAAACCTCCTCGACAACGCCCTGCGCTACGCCCCGAAGGGGAGCACGGTCGGCCTCGAGCTCGGCGCCACGAACGAGGCGCACTGGACGCTGAAGGTGCGCGACCAGGGGCCGGGTGTCCCGGCAAACCTGCGCGAACGGGTCTTCGAGAAGTACGTGCAGCTCGAGCGCCCCACCGGTGCCGGAGGGCGGGGGCTCGGCCTCCTCTACTGTCGGCTGGCCGCCGAGGCGCACCAGGGGCGTATCTGGATCGAGCCGAACGAGCCGCAGGGGAGCCTCTTCTGCGTCGAGCTGCCCACCGAGCCGCAGGGCTGA
- a CDS encoding response regulator, protein MAASILVVEDNQLNRDLVRAVLECRGHEVREADSVETAREALAARLPAVVLLDVQIPGGGGERLLREVRARPDWARLPVIAVTALAMPTDEARLLALGFDGYVPKPIDTRAFGPYVESFFRPRTGDGDDRTER, encoded by the coding sequence ATGGCCGCGTCTATTCTCGTGGTCGAGGACAACCAGCTCAACCGGGATCTGGTCCGCGCGGTGCTGGAGTGCCGGGGGCACGAGGTGCGCGAGGCGGACAGCGTGGAGACGGCGCGCGAGGCCCTGGCGGCGCGGCTGCCGGCGGTGGTGCTGCTCGACGTCCAGATCCCGGGGGGCGGCGGCGAGCGCCTGCTGCGAGAGGTGCGCGCGCGCCCCGACTGGGCCCGCCTGCCGGTGATCGCGGTGACCGCCCTCGCCATGCCTACCGACGAGGCGCGGCTCCTGGCGCTCGGGTTCGACGGGTACGTGCCCAAGCCCATCGACACGCGCGCCTTCGGTCCCTACGTCGAATCGTTTTTCAGACCACGCACGGGGGATGGAGATGACCGAACCGAACGCTAG
- a CDS encoding acyl-CoA carboxylase subunit beta: MNPLPTRIEPRSETYRQNRAANLEAVAKLEEYLARARAGGGDKYVKRHLERGKLLPRQRIDLLLDRDSPFLELLPLAGLHENERQPGGATVAGLGYVMRTECLVTASESTVQGGAIGPVGLKKGARLAEIARENCLPTVHLIESAGADLPNQAEIFVPGGAAFRELTQRSEARLPTVSLVFGSCTAGGAYIPGMSDYVVMVKKAAFMYLAGPPLVKMATGEIVTDEELGGAEMHSRLSGVSDYLAEDERDCLRLGREIVGRLGWRKQGPAPTGPGDEPLHDPEELLGVASADVRVPFDCREVIARLVDGSRFSEFKPLYGPTLVCGFAELGGYRVGILGNNGILFSESANKGAQFIMLCNQSDTPLLFLQNITGFMVGQAAEETGIIRAGAKMINAVANSTVPSMTVMIGGSYGAGNYAMAGRAYRPRFLFTWPNHRIAVMGSEQLAGVLEIVKRDAAAKSGKPVNEEELKGLKTMLVGKVDYESTAWAATGRMFDDGVIDPRQTRRVLAQCLSVIHNAPVRGSTSWGTFRH; this comes from the coding sequence ATGAACCCACTGCCGACCCGCATCGAACCGCGCTCCGAGACCTACCGTCAGAATCGCGCCGCGAACCTCGAGGCCGTGGCCAAGCTCGAGGAGTACCTGGCGCGCGCGCGCGCGGGGGGCGGCGACAAGTACGTGAAGCGCCACCTCGAGCGCGGCAAGCTCCTGCCGCGGCAGCGCATCGACCTGCTCCTCGACCGGGACAGCCCCTTCCTCGAGCTACTGCCGCTCGCCGGGCTCCACGAAAACGAGCGCCAGCCCGGCGGGGCGACGGTGGCCGGCCTCGGCTACGTGATGCGCACCGAGTGTCTCGTGACCGCCTCCGAGTCCACCGTGCAGGGGGGAGCGATCGGCCCCGTGGGGCTCAAGAAGGGGGCGCGCCTGGCCGAGATCGCGCGCGAGAACTGCCTGCCCACCGTGCACCTCATCGAGAGCGCGGGGGCCGACCTGCCGAATCAGGCCGAGATCTTCGTGCCCGGCGGCGCCGCCTTCCGCGAGCTCACCCAGCGCTCGGAGGCGCGCCTGCCGACGGTCTCGCTGGTCTTCGGCTCGTGCACCGCGGGCGGGGCCTACATCCCGGGCATGTCCGACTACGTGGTGATGGTGAAGAAGGCCGCCTTCATGTACCTGGCCGGGCCGCCGCTGGTGAAGATGGCCACGGGCGAGATCGTGACCGACGAGGAGCTCGGCGGGGCGGAGATGCACTCGCGCCTCTCGGGGGTCTCGGACTACCTGGCCGAGGACGAGCGGGACTGCCTGCGCCTCGGGCGCGAGATCGTCGGGCGTCTCGGCTGGCGCAAGCAGGGTCCCGCGCCGACGGGGCCCGGGGACGAGCCGCTCCACGACCCCGAAGAGCTCCTCGGCGTGGCCTCCGCCGACGTGCGCGTCCCCTTCGACTGCCGCGAGGTGATCGCGCGTCTGGTGGACGGCAGCCGCTTCTCCGAGTTCAAGCCGCTCTACGGGCCGACGCTCGTCTGCGGCTTCGCCGAGCTCGGCGGGTATCGCGTCGGCATCCTCGGCAACAACGGGATCCTCTTCTCCGAGTCGGCCAACAAGGGGGCGCAGTTCATCATGCTCTGCAACCAGAGCGACACGCCGCTGCTCTTTCTGCAGAACATCACCGGCTTCATGGTGGGGCAGGCCGCCGAGGAGACGGGGATCATCCGGGCCGGCGCGAAGATGATCAACGCCGTGGCGAACAGCACCGTTCCGTCGATGACGGTGATGATCGGCGGCAGCTACGGCGCCGGGAACTACGCCATGGCGGGGCGCGCCTATCGCCCACGCTTCCTCTTCACCTGGCCCAATCATCGCATCGCCGTGATGGGCTCCGAGCAGCTCGCCGGCGTGCTCGAGATCGTCAAGCGCGACGCGGCGGCCAAGAGCGGCAAGCCCGTGAACGAGGAGGAGCTGAAGGGGTTGAAGACCATGCTGGTGGGCAAGGTGGATTACGAGTCCACCGCCTGGGCCGCCACGGGGCGCATGTTCGACGACGGCGTGATCGACCCGCGGCAGACGCGGCGAGTGCTCGCCCAGTGCCTGTCGGTGATCCACAACGCGCCGGTGCGAGGCAGCACCTCCTGGGGAACGTTCCGCCACTGA
- a CDS encoding winged helix-turn-helix transcriptional regulator gives MQRRRYLGTSELESEEAQESLAQRLVAGLGKVSLAMKSQAWQAAGPRGLSPTQAQVLMLLRVRHPRRLSQLAEELAVTAPTASDAVATLVRKGLVGKERELTDARAIAISLTAKGRREAERLADWPDFLLDAVADLEPSEQDLLLRVSIKLVRFLQLHGQISTSRMCATCRFFVPYAHDEAERPHHCAFTDAALAECELLFDCPDQEAAEPEHADRTWNRYVAGARVS, from the coding sequence ATGCAGCGACGGCGATACCTAGGGACCTCCGAGCTCGAGAGCGAGGAGGCGCAGGAGTCCTTGGCCCAGCGGCTCGTCGCCGGGCTCGGCAAGGTGAGCCTGGCCATGAAGAGCCAGGCCTGGCAGGCCGCGGGGCCGCGGGGCCTCTCGCCCACGCAGGCGCAGGTGTTGATGCTCCTCCGCGTGCGTCACCCGCGGCGCCTGTCGCAGCTCGCCGAGGAGCTGGCGGTCACGGCTCCCACCGCGAGCGACGCGGTGGCCACCCTGGTGCGCAAGGGGCTCGTGGGCAAGGAGCGCGAGCTCACCGACGCGCGCGCGATCGCCATCTCGCTCACCGCCAAGGGGCGACGCGAGGCCGAACGCCTGGCCGACTGGCCCGACTTCCTGCTCGATGCGGTGGCCGACCTCGAGCCGAGCGAGCAGGACCTGCTCCTGCGCGTGTCGATCAAGCTCGTGCGGTTCCTGCAGCTTCACGGGCAGATCTCCACCTCGCGCATGTGCGCGACCTGCCGCTTCTTCGTCCCCTATGCGCACGACGAGGCGGAGCGACCGCACCACTGCGCCTTCACCGACGCGGCGCTCGCCGAGTGCGAGCTGCTCTTCGACTGCCCCGATCAGGAAGCGGCCGAGCCGGAGCACGCGGACCGCACCTGGAACCGGTACGTGGCCGGCGCGCGCGTGAGCTGA
- a CDS encoding acetoacetate decarboxylase family protein: MRTFFDGTRPGRPVSVGSASFELPIQYYRDDAFVLFFPAPLAALERALPTPRLKPVPLLPGRGAVAIAAFNYLNTSIGPYGEVAVAIPVTLDRRAPPLVGALLESRFPSLGLFVCHLPVTHLVARDAGRGIWGYPKFVADMRFEYTPERLGCSLSEEGQHILSVEVARGGLCVEERRPIVTYTVKGRELVRTIIPARGTARLNLGARGCSLRLGEHPVAESIRALGLGARPVFARYYVERAAILPVGEVVDGDVAPHEGYRGRERQGVHDTVYLGGE, from the coding sequence ATGCGCACCTTCTTCGACGGCACCCGCCCCGGACGCCCGGTGTCGGTGGGCTCGGCGAGCTTCGAGCTCCCGATCCAGTACTACCGCGACGACGCCTTCGTGCTCTTCTTTCCCGCCCCCCTCGCGGCGCTCGAGCGGGCCCTTCCCACGCCGCGGCTGAAACCCGTACCGCTCCTGCCCGGCCGGGGGGCGGTGGCCATCGCGGCCTTCAACTACCTGAACACCTCGATCGGTCCTTACGGCGAGGTGGCGGTGGCCATCCCGGTGACCCTGGATCGCCGCGCTCCGCCGCTCGTGGGGGCGCTACTCGAGTCCCGCTTCCCGAGTCTCGGGCTCTTCGTCTGTCACCTGCCGGTCACGCACCTCGTGGCGCGTGACGCGGGGCGCGGCATATGGGGCTATCCGAAGTTCGTGGCCGATATGCGGTTCGAATACACGCCCGAACGGCTCGGGTGCAGCCTCTCCGAGGAGGGCCAGCACATTCTCAGCGTGGAGGTGGCGCGCGGAGGCCTGTGCGTGGAGGAGCGGCGTCCCATCGTGACCTATACCGTTAAAGGACGCGAGCTCGTGCGCACCATCATCCCGGCGCGCGGCACGGCCCGCCTGAACCTCGGGGCGCGCGGCTGCTCTCTGCGCCTCGGAGAGCACCCGGTGGCCGAGAGCATCCGGGCGCTCGGCCTCGGGGCGAGACCCGTCTTCGCCCGCTACTACGTGGAGCGAGCGGCGATCCTGCCGGTCGGGGAGGTGGTGGACGGCGACGTGGCGCCGCACGAGGGCTACCGGGGGCGCGAGCGCCAGGGGGTCCACGACACCGTCTATCTCGGTGGGGAGTAG
- a CDS encoding MFS transporter, giving the protein MIVMPLGPDFAAGLGIPAEQLGLVGGSYTAAAAVAGLLGSLFLDRFDRRAALAAIMAGLVLATAAGGLARNLGELVFTRVVAGAFGGPASALSLSIVADLVPVARRGKALGAVMASFSLASILGVPAGLELARLAGWRSALFSVAALGLVVVVLAMLRMPPMRDHLAPGQRDAPRGSSLYLRPEVLLTLVGTATAFIASFLLVPTLASYLQYNAGYPRSRLGLLYLIGGVISLLTVRVSGALVDRLGTTPLATAGTLVQLAVFGTSFLGDAPVIPAMLLFTGFMFGGGLRGVAWNTLTSRVPAPAERARFMSLQSAVQHSAAAAGAFLSAKLLRELPDHRLAGMPRVGLLAMALTLALPPLVLLVLRRLRRSP; this is encoded by the coding sequence ATGATCGTGATGCCCCTCGGGCCCGACTTCGCCGCGGGGCTCGGGATCCCCGCCGAGCAGCTCGGCCTCGTGGGTGGGTCGTATACCGCCGCCGCCGCGGTGGCGGGGCTCCTCGGGTCCCTCTTCCTCGACCGCTTCGACCGCCGCGCGGCGCTGGCCGCGATCATGGCCGGGCTCGTGCTGGCCACCGCCGCCGGGGGTCTGGCCCGTAATCTGGGCGAGCTGGTCTTCACGCGCGTCGTGGCCGGCGCCTTCGGTGGCCCGGCATCGGCGCTCTCGCTCTCCATCGTGGCGGACCTCGTCCCGGTAGCCCGACGGGGCAAGGCGCTCGGCGCCGTGATGGCCTCCTTCTCGCTGGCCTCGATCCTGGGCGTGCCGGCGGGGCTCGAGCTCGCCCGCCTGGCCGGCTGGCGGAGCGCCCTCTTCTCGGTGGCGGCCCTCGGCCTGGTAGTCGTCGTCCTCGCGATGCTGCGCATGCCCCCCATGCGCGACCACCTCGCGCCGGGGCAGCGCGACGCGCCGCGCGGCTCGAGCCTCTATCTGCGCCCCGAGGTGCTCCTCACGCTCGTCGGCACGGCCACGGCCTTCATCGCCTCGTTTCTGCTCGTCCCGACGCTCGCGTCGTACCTGCAGTACAACGCCGGCTATCCCCGCTCGCGCCTCGGCCTGCTCTACCTCATCGGCGGCGTGATCAGCCTCCTCACCGTGCGCGTGAGCGGCGCGCTGGTGGATCGGCTGGGAACCACCCCGCTCGCCACGGCCGGCACGCTGGTACAGCTCGCGGTCTTCGGCACGAGCTTCCTCGGCGACGCGCCGGTGATTCCGGCGATGCTGCTCTTCACGGGCTTCATGTTCGGCGGAGGGCTGCGCGGGGTGGCCTGGAACACGCTCACCTCACGCGTGCCGGCCCCGGCCGAACGGGCGCGCTTCATGTCGCTGCAGTCAGCCGTGCAGCACAGCGCCGCCGCGGCGGGGGCCTTTCTCTCGGCCAAGCTCCTGCGGGAGCTCCCCGACCACCGCCTGGCCGGCATGCCCCGGGTCGGGCTTCTGGCCATGGCCCTCACCCTGGCCCTCCCGCCGCTGGTCCTGCTGGTGCTGCGCCGGCTTAGACGGTCGCCGTAA
- a CDS encoding biotin/lipoyl-binding protein — protein sequence MTKPIQSLLIANRGEIARRILRTCRALGIEGVAVYSDADRELPFVREADRAVRLGPPPVGESYLKVEAVLAAAARAGVDAVHPGYGFLSENAAFAEAVVQAGLTWVGPPAAAIRAMGDKAAARRLASGHGLPVVPGFDDAGASDAELTAAAGRVGYPLLVKAAAGGGGRGMRRVDGPEELAAALSSARREALSAFGSDAVLLERYVERPRHVEVQVLADAHGGAVHLFERECSIQRRHQKILEEAPSPAVDERLRAKMGEVALEVARLAGYVGAGTVEFLLDAQGSFYFLEMNTRLQVEHPVTELVTGLDLVALQLAVAEGKRLPFAQRELRLRGHAIEARLYAEDPLRDYLPSSGELVRFDLPLEEGVRVDAGYEGGSHVGVFYDPMLAKLIAWGEDRAQASRRLLRALRRAWVPGLATNLPLLREVLAHPAWNAGELDTHFLPRHGLPTAPPLNLAEGTIAAVALGWHERRASAPYPAQMQPGFRLGATGVERDRFVSFDAELLAEWRTVGARELALRLVQGETLLGEHALEVLSREGDELAVVLDGVHQRWRVACRPAPGAAGVEDGTTVYVHLGHGEAMVTLVPRFPLPQLEVEPGSCVAPTPGKVVRIHVRPGQQVERGETLVTLEAMKMEHRVSAPEAGEVLSIAVEEGEQVEQGKVLLHLAPAEEG from the coding sequence ATGACGAAGCCGATTCAGAGTCTGCTGATTGCGAACCGCGGGGAGATCGCGCGACGCATCCTCCGCACCTGCCGCGCGCTCGGGATCGAGGGGGTGGCGGTCTACTCCGACGCCGACCGCGAGCTGCCCTTCGTGCGCGAGGCCGACCGGGCCGTCCGCCTCGGGCCACCTCCCGTCGGGGAATCGTACCTGAAGGTGGAGGCGGTCCTCGCGGCCGCGGCGCGCGCCGGGGTGGACGCGGTGCACCCCGGGTACGGCTTCCTCTCGGAGAATGCGGCCTTCGCCGAGGCGGTGGTGCAGGCCGGCCTCACCTGGGTGGGTCCGCCGGCGGCGGCGATCCGCGCCATGGGGGACAAGGCGGCGGCGCGGCGCCTGGCCTCGGGGCACGGCCTGCCGGTGGTCCCCGGCTTCGACGACGCCGGCGCGAGCGACGCCGAGCTCACCGCGGCGGCGGGGCGCGTCGGGTACCCGCTGCTGGTGAAGGCCGCGGCGGGGGGCGGCGGGCGCGGCATGCGGCGGGTCGACGGGCCCGAGGAGCTCGCGGCGGCCCTCTCGTCGGCGCGACGCGAGGCGCTCTCGGCCTTCGGCAGCGACGCCGTGCTCCTCGAGCGCTACGTGGAGAGGCCGCGGCATGTGGAGGTGCAGGTGCTGGCCGACGCGCACGGTGGCGCGGTGCACCTCTTCGAGCGCGAGTGCTCGATCCAGCGGCGGCACCAGAAGATCCTCGAGGAGGCGCCGTCGCCCGCGGTGGACGAGCGGCTGCGCGCCAAGATGGGCGAGGTGGCGCTCGAGGTGGCGCGGCTCGCCGGCTACGTGGGCGCGGGCACGGTGGAGTTCTTGCTCGACGCGCAGGGGAGTTTCTACTTCCTCGAGATGAACACGCGGCTCCAGGTGGAGCACCCGGTGACCGAGCTCGTGACCGGGCTCGACCTCGTGGCGCTGCAGCTCGCCGTGGCCGAGGGGAAGCGGCTCCCCTTCGCGCAGCGGGAGCTCCGCCTGCGAGGGCACGCGATCGAGGCGCGGCTCTACGCGGAAGACCCCTTGCGCGACTACCTTCCGTCGAGCGGCGAGCTGGTGCGCTTCGACCTTCCGCTGGAGGAAGGGGTGCGCGTGGACGCCGGTTACGAGGGGGGCTCGCACGTCGGGGTCTTCTACGACCCGATGCTCGCGAAGCTCATCGCCTGGGGGGAGGACCGGGCGCAGGCCAGTCGGCGCCTCTTGCGCGCGCTGCGGCGGGCCTGGGTGCCCGGGCTGGCCACGAACCTGCCGCTCCTGCGCGAGGTGCTCGCGCACCCGGCCTGGAACGCGGGCGAGCTCGACACGCACTTTCTTCCGCGGCACGGGCTCCCCACTGCCCCGCCGCTGAACCTGGCCGAGGGGACGATCGCCGCGGTGGCTCTCGGCTGGCACGAGCGTCGGGCGAGCGCCCCCTATCCGGCGCAGATGCAGCCGGGCTTCCGTCTCGGGGCCACGGGCGTGGAGCGGGATCGCTTCGTCAGCTTCGACGCCGAGCTGCTCGCCGAGTGGCGTACCGTCGGAGCGCGGGAGCTCGCGTTGCGGCTCGTGCAGGGGGAGACGCTCCTCGGGGAGCACGCTCTCGAGGTGCTCTCGCGCGAGGGGGACGAACTGGCGGTGGTGCTCGATGGGGTGCACCAGCGCTGGCGCGTGGCCTGCCGGCCGGCCCCGGGGGCGGCGGGGGTCGAGGACGGAACGACTGTTTACGTCCACCTCGGCCACGGCGAGGCGATGGTCACGCTCGTGCCGCGCTTTCCGCTGCCGCAGCTCGAGGTGGAGCCGGGGAGCTGCGTCGCGCCGACGCCGGGGAAGGTGGTGCGCATTCACGTCCGCCCGGGGCAGCAGGTGGAGCGCGGTGAGACGCTGGTGACGCTCGAGGCGATGAAGATGGAGCACCGGGTGAGCGCCCCCGAGGCGGGCGAGGTGCTCTCCATTGCGGTCGAGGAGGGGGAGCAGGTGGAGCAGGGCAAGGTGCTCCTGCACCTCGCGCCGGCCGAGGAGGGCTAG
- a CDS encoding membrane dipeptidase, whose translation MIQDYARWRDDPEGWARRLGISREAIDLYAACDSIDLHVESFLWTRLTGYRLDRRHDEGLFNARFYSHVDLPRLLESGMTGAVFSIATNPFRRQARRTPMALANLARLKAELEAHPEQLAVVKDHAGYVAARRAGKVACWLAIQGGNAFDSGPDDLARIPDDCVSRITVVHLSNSTLGATSAPSGAKRDGLTPLGADYIRQMNARHILVDLAHISADGFWAALAVHDRSQPAIVSHTGVRAVHDMWRNLDDAQVRAVAELGGLVGIIFHTMFLGREWWNGRSELILDHMEHVIRVAGDEFVALGSDWDGLIVTPRDMKTVLELPVLVQGMLERGWSPDRVGRILGGNYLRVLRAVRPGA comes from the coding sequence ATGATCCAAGACTACGCGCGCTGGCGCGACGACCCGGAGGGCTGGGCGCGGCGGCTCGGCATCTCGCGCGAGGCGATCGACCTCTACGCCGCGTGCGACAGCATCGACCTGCACGTCGAGTCGTTCCTCTGGACGCGCCTCACCGGGTATCGCCTCGACCGCCGTCACGACGAGGGGCTCTTCAACGCGCGCTTCTACTCGCACGTCGACCTGCCGCGGCTCCTCGAATCAGGGATGACGGGGGCGGTCTTCAGCATCGCCACGAACCCGTTTCGTCGGCAGGCGCGGCGGACGCCGATGGCGCTCGCCAACCTGGCCCGACTCAAGGCCGAGCTCGAGGCGCACCCCGAGCAGCTCGCGGTGGTCAAAGACCACGCCGGGTACGTCGCCGCGCGCCGGGCGGGGAAGGTGGCCTGCTGGCTGGCGATCCAGGGCGGCAACGCCTTCGACAGCGGGCCCGACGACCTCGCGCGCATTCCCGACGACTGCGTGAGCCGCATCACCGTGGTGCACCTGTCGAACTCGACGCTCGGTGCGACGAGCGCTCCCTCGGGGGCGAAGCGCGACGGGCTCACCCCGCTCGGGGCGGACTACATCCGTCAGATGAACGCGCGGCACATCCTGGTGGACCTGGCGCACATCAGCGCGGACGGGTTCTGGGCGGCGCTCGCGGTCCACGACCGGAGCCAGCCCGCGATCGTCTCGCACACCGGCGTGCGCGCCGTGCACGACATGTGGCGCAACCTCGACGACGCGCAGGTTCGCGCCGTCGCCGAGCTGGGCGGGCTCGTGGGCATCATCTTCCACACCATGTTCCTCGGCCGGGAGTGGTGGAACGGCCGGTCCGAGCTGATCCTCGACCACATGGAGCACGTGATTCGCGTGGCCGGCGACGAGTTCGTGGCCCTCGGCAGCGACTGGGACGGCCTCATCGTCACGCCGCGCGACATGAAGACCGTGCTCGAGCTGCCGGTCCTCGTGCAGGGGATGCTCGAGAGGGGCTGGAGCCCCGACCGCGTGGGTCGCATCCTCGGGGGAAACTACCTGCGCGTGCTCCGGGCCGTGCGCCCCGGGGCGTGA
- a CDS encoding pilin, producing the protein MSRSRARPRTETGFTLVELMIAVAISGILSTVAIPAYLRYVESARDLEGVHNIQKLASGARAYIEGHEGQAPAVASSVSCTNTFGGMCHGSAISSGTSAYTACTQGGPYTAAQLTNFRTGSYAPIWSMLLFEPGDKPRFYYYYHLDSLNGNPNYLSGQIYADRYQSCTSTTRRVRYSMLPRMQNGTPIFVGPTKQIFNN; encoded by the coding sequence ATGAGTCGTAGCCGAGCACGCCCCCGCACCGAGACGGGATTCACGCTGGTGGAGCTGATGATCGCCGTGGCCATCAGCGGCATCCTCTCCACGGTGGCCATCCCCGCCTACCTGCGCTACGTGGAGTCGGCGCGGGACCTCGAGGGGGTGCACAACATCCAGAAGCTGGCCTCGGGCGCCCGCGCCTACATCGAGGGGCACGAGGGGCAGGCTCCCGCCGTCGCCAGCTCCGTCTCGTGCACCAACACCTTCGGCGGGATGTGCCACGGGTCGGCCATTAGCTCCGGCACGAGCGCCTATACCGCATGCACACAAGGGGGGCCCTATACCGCCGCCCAGCTCACGAACTTCAGGACCGGAAGCTATGCGCCTATCTGGTCCATGCTGCTCTTCGAGCCGGGGGATAAACCGCGCTTTTATTACTACTATCACCTGGATAGCCTCAACGGAAACCCGAACTATCTGAGCGGGCAGATCTACGCCGACCGCTATCAGTCCTGCACCTCCACCACGCGGCGGGTACGCTATAGCATGCTACCGCGCATGCAGAACGGGACGCCCATCTTCGTGGGGCCTACGAAGCAGATCTTCAACAACTAG